Proteins encoded in a region of the Candidatus Nanosynbacter sp. HMT-352 genome:
- a CDS encoding tRNA dihydrouridine synthase — protein sequence MTSFWNDLPQPFFILAPMEAVTDVVFRHVVKQAGAPDIFFTEFANATGWVHAGDKAIAGRLIKTDDEQPLIAQIWGGEPGDMEAFAKHCAELGFNGIDINMGCPAKSAIKSGGAALIRRPDIAIAAIDAAKKSGLPVSVKTRLGYTYVDEWREWLTTILKQDIVNLTIHLRTKKEMSKVAAHYELIDEIVKLRDEIAPQIFLTINGDIRDREHGLEIARKHPGVNGIMIGRGVFSDPFCFRESKTNADNHKEELLALLNYHLDLFDSYQPILGRPFETLKRFFKIYIRDFDGAKELREKLMHTTTTDEVRLAIANTRDL from the coding sequence ATGACATCGTTTTGGAATGATTTACCGCAGCCATTTTTTATATTGGCACCAATGGAAGCCGTCACCGACGTCGTGTTTCGTCATGTCGTGAAACAGGCTGGCGCGCCAGATATATTTTTCACCGAGTTCGCAAATGCCACCGGCTGGGTGCATGCTGGCGATAAGGCCATAGCTGGGCGACTAATTAAAACTGACGATGAGCAGCCGCTTATTGCGCAAATTTGGGGTGGCGAGCCAGGGGACATGGAAGCTTTCGCGAAGCACTGCGCGGAACTTGGTTTTAACGGAATTGATATCAATATGGGTTGTCCCGCCAAATCTGCCATTAAAAGCGGTGGCGCTGCTCTAATTCGTCGACCCGACATAGCGATAGCTGCAATTGACGCCGCCAAAAAATCTGGATTGCCAGTTAGCGTAAAAACTCGGCTGGGATATACTTACGTTGATGAATGGCGAGAGTGGCTGACGACAATTCTCAAGCAAGACATTGTGAACTTGACGATTCATCTGCGCACAAAAAAAGAGATGAGCAAAGTTGCGGCGCATTATGAGTTGATTGACGAGATTGTTAAGCTGCGCGATGAAATTGCCCCACAAATATTCCTGACTATCAACGGTGACATTCGTGACCGAGAACATGGGTTGGAAATTGCCAGAAAACATCCTGGCGTGAATGGAATTATGATTGGGCGAGGCGTTTTCAGCGATCCATTCTGCTTCCGTGAATCGAAAACTAACGCAGATAATCACAAAGAAGAACTGTTGGCGCTTCTTAATTATCACTTGGATTTGTTCGATTCTTACCAACCAATTTTAGGGCGACCTTTTGAAACTCTAAAACGTTTTTTCAAGATTTATATTCGCGATTTTGATGGTGCAAAGGAACTTCGAGAAAAATTGATGCACACCACGACGACCGACGAAGTCCGCCTAGCTATTGCAAATACCCGTGATTTATGA
- a CDS encoding GNAT family N-acetyltransferase, giving the protein MEIRSMTATDYPDVYELWTSNAGMGLNNLDDSEEGIGRFLDRNPTTCFVAAEESEITGAIIAGHDGRRGYVYHTAVAEQYKRQGIGRKLAESALKALSEEGINKVALLVFNHNEGAKEFWKKMGFEARTPEEGDDIVYYNKALTEIKRIDT; this is encoded by the coding sequence ATGGAAATCAGATCAATGACAGCTACCGACTATCCCGATGTCTATGAGCTTTGGACGTCAAATGCAGGCATGGGCCTAAATAACCTGGACGATTCAGAAGAGGGAATTGGCAGATTCTTAGACCGCAACCCAACAACATGTTTTGTAGCAGCAGAAGAAAGCGAGATCACCGGAGCGATTATAGCCGGACACGACGGCCGACGTGGCTATGTTTATCACACCGCGGTTGCCGAGCAATATAAGCGACAAGGGATTGGCCGAAAATTGGCCGAATCAGCTCTAAAAGCATTAAGCGAAGAAGGCATCAATAAAGTTGCTCTGCTAGTATTTAATCACAATGAGGGAGCTAAGGAGTTCTGGAAAAAGATGGGATTTGAAGCACGGACACCAGAAGAAGGCGACGACATTGTGTATTATAATAAAGCTTTAACTGAGATAAAACGAATTGATACTTAA
- a CDS encoding immunity protein Imm33 domain-containing protein: MKLFNKKEVPLIQNAGGAIITKSIYEGKSKLKWLFREEGANPADCGWRAIGDTDTQEYIDNPNNLIIVDFNTLANIEPAVLAVYDMPIGTDLTFHFDESGRYFTDSNTGSRIKMY; the protein is encoded by the coding sequence ATGAAATTATTTAATAAAAAAGAGGTTCCTCTTATACAAAACGCTGGGGGCGCTATTATAACTAAGTCGATCTATGAGGGAAAATCTAAGCTAAAATGGCTTTTTAGAGAAGAAGGAGCCAATCCAGCCGATTGTGGATGGCGAGCAATAGGAGATACTGACACTCAAGAATATATAGATAACCCAAATAATCTCATAATTGTAGATTTCAATACCCTTGCAAATATTGAGCCCGCCGTTTTGGCAGTATACGACATGCCTATAGGTACAGACCTAACATTCCATTTTGACGAAAGTGGAAGGTATTTTACTGATTCAAATACTGGTAGCCGAATAAAAATGTACTAG
- a CDS encoding class I SAM-dependent RNA methyltransferase, producing MRKQIFETLRLEKIVGGGQAIGTLDDGRKAFVWGGLPKELVTIRVTKKKSHFVEGVVTEIIEKSPERITPRDENSYLSTSPWQIMPMSSEQFQKISLIEEAFSLHNITLPEKIKVFSDGVEFNYRNKVEFSWFGDTTENSTKETLDLAFFKRGGKGKVIVDGTSLAHPSINKLAIEIRDLLRTKPIVARQLKTLLIRSDQQGNAVWQLYVKDKIENLISDDEAKLLSAAGGEIIYSNPKSPASRITERLNKFGDTTLSDTILGVAFNYACEGFFQVNIPVYEKALSDMKAWINCNEKLPILDLYSGVGTIGLTIGGDDVTLVEINEHAVAEMQRNIAKLNRPSAKAILAPSEKSLECITGEQIVIVDPPRAGLHSDVTNRLLKTEPPRIIYLSCNPVTQARDVSLLQEKYKIVHHQGYNFFPRTPHIEHLVVLDKNIQDKVTEVL from the coding sequence ATGAGAAAACAAATTTTTGAGACTTTAAGATTGGAAAAAATCGTTGGCGGCGGGCAAGCTATCGGAACACTTGACGACGGTCGCAAAGCGTTCGTCTGGGGAGGATTACCAAAAGAACTTGTAACAATTCGCGTGACAAAGAAAAAATCACACTTCGTCGAAGGGGTAGTGACAGAAATTATCGAGAAAAGCCCAGAGCGAATTACGCCGCGGGACGAAAATAGCTATTTAAGCACCAGTCCTTGGCAAATAATGCCGATGTCCAGCGAGCAATTCCAGAAAATCTCGCTAATCGAAGAGGCTTTTTCACTTCATAACATCACATTGCCTGAAAAAATCAAGGTCTTTTCTGACGGCGTGGAATTTAATTATCGCAATAAAGTTGAGTTCAGTTGGTTTGGCGACACAACAGAAAATAGCACAAAAGAAACTCTGGACTTGGCGTTTTTCAAGCGTGGCGGCAAAGGAAAAGTTATCGTTGACGGAACCAGCTTGGCGCATCCGAGTATAAATAAATTGGCAATTGAAATCCGCGACCTCTTACGAACAAAACCGATTGTCGCGCGCCAATTAAAAACACTCTTGATTCGCTCAGACCAACAGGGAAACGCCGTCTGGCAATTGTACGTAAAAGATAAGATAGAAAACCTGATTTCCGACGATGAAGCCAAATTACTATCAGCTGCGGGCGGCGAGATAATTTATTCCAACCCCAAAAGCCCAGCCAGCAGAATCACCGAACGCTTGAACAAATTCGGCGACACGACACTGAGCGACACGATTTTAGGCGTCGCATTCAACTACGCTTGCGAAGGATTTTTCCAAGTCAACATTCCCGTTTACGAAAAAGCCCTGAGCGATATGAAAGCGTGGATTAATTGCAATGAAAAATTGCCGATACTTGACCTTTATTCTGGAGTTGGGACAATTGGTTTGACAATTGGAGGCGATGACGTGACGCTCGTGGAGATTAACGAACATGCCGTCGCGGAAATGCAGAGGAATATCGCCAAGCTGAATCGACCGAGTGCCAAGGCGATTTTGGCGCCGAGCGAAAAATCTCTGGAATGTATAACGGGCGAGCAAATTGTCATCGTTGATCCGCCGCGCGCTGGACTTCACTCGGATGTTACTAATAGACTGCTGAAAACAGAGCCGCCTCGGATTATTTATCTGAGTTGCAATCCTGTCACGCAAGCGCGAGACGTCAGCCTACTTCAGGAAAAATACAAAATCGTACACCATCAAGGCTACAATTTCTTCCCTAGGACGCCGCACATTGAACACCTTGTGGTTTTGGATAAAAATATACAGGATAAAGTCACGGAGGTTTTATGA
- a CDS encoding ATP-dependent helicase: protein MDFNTRYAKLNDNQRQAVDYIHGSLLVIAGPGTGKTELLSMRTAQILRQTDTLPNSILCLTFTESGATNMRQRLRQIIGEDAYKIAIHTFHSFGTEIINQHREYFFRGADAQPVDELTQYQIISGILEDLDWRNPLSVKNNGEFVYIKDLIRIISEFKQSGLTPPELRAIIEDNQSTIAEIAPDIQQVFSAKISKKTIEMFAPIAEKIANLATKNPDEKNSKLPASITPYANVLALSIAHAAQEVIDENSTKPLTAWKNKWCEKNANGEFVLKDFTAAEKLSAAIDVYEKYVNILSERSLFDYDDMILSVIQACESHPELRANLQEQFQFIMVDEFQDTNLAQLRLLFNLTSENDDDPNIMAVGDDDQAIFSFQGADVGNIQRFRQHYHDPKIIVLTDNYRSAENILSSARDVITQGADRLENTIDGLSKQLTAHANSEVSKVEIQEFSSVSEERAGIAKQIAELIKNGEKPENITIIARHHKELIEILPHLYKENLFVNYERHDDILEQDIIQILDKLARTVVAISQNNLDVANSLLPEITAHPAFGFSTLDIWKLSLQAYKNRQLWLESMLANSVFKEFAEWLLERAKDVQNLPLEEQLDNLLGLINDESGNLQVNSLTNFYFSPEKLDKNPEAYLTILESLRTLRQKLRDRITDRNPTLEDFLEFIDLHISTKTRLTQIRTHASSLSGAINLMTAHKSKGLEFPHVFVIGAIDSAWGEKVRSRSRAIRYPANLQLQPAGATYDERLRLFFVAMTRAKTTLTMTYSQTNDSGSDTIIASFLTNCTPTIIPTSDDPAEQIELAETDWTTRLTSPIVPELKDLLAPTLETYKLSATHLNNFLDVSRGGPQNFLLNNLLHFPSAKNSAAAYGTAIHSSLQQAHCSFSADHQLPSTEQILQFFQKSLESQHLSADDFQLYLDKGKSALTAFLNAKSSDFHDTDLAELDFSNQGVIIDNARLTGKLDVVDIDKQNKTIFVTDYKTGKPSHSWKGSADYEKIKLHKYRQQLMFYQLLVEHSRDYGNFTFTGGRLQFVEPDMKTGDILSLEDTFSSEELSEFAKLINIIWQKITTLDMPDTSGYSPDYKGMLQFEKDLLAGEI from the coding sequence ATGGATTTCAATACTCGTTACGCTAAATTAAATGATAATCAACGACAAGCAGTCGACTATATTCACGGATCGCTTTTGGTAATTGCTGGACCAGGAACGGGGAAAACCGAGCTTCTAAGTATGCGCACTGCCCAAATCCTAAGACAAACCGACACTTTACCGAACAGTATTTTATGCTTGACGTTTACCGAAAGTGGTGCCACAAATATGCGCCAACGGCTCCGTCAGATTATCGGCGAGGACGCGTATAAAATTGCGATTCATACATTTCACAGCTTCGGCACGGAAATTATTAATCAACATCGCGAGTATTTTTTCCGTGGTGCTGACGCTCAGCCAGTCGACGAATTGACGCAATATCAAATTATCTCTGGAATACTTGAAGATCTTGATTGGCGGAATCCATTAAGCGTGAAAAACAACGGGGAATTCGTTTATATTAAAGACCTCATCCGAATAATTTCCGAGTTCAAGCAAAGCGGCTTAACGCCGCCAGAATTACGGGCAATTATTGAGGACAATCAAAGCACAATCGCCGAAATCGCGCCAGACATTCAGCAAGTATTTTCCGCCAAAATATCGAAAAAGACAATTGAAATGTTTGCGCCGATAGCTGAGAAAATTGCCAATTTAGCCACCAAAAATCCTGACGAGAAAAACTCAAAATTGCCAGCCTCAATCACGCCATATGCCAACGTTTTAGCACTGAGCATTGCGCACGCCGCCCAGGAAGTGATTGATGAAAACTCAACAAAACCACTGACTGCTTGGAAAAATAAATGGTGCGAAAAAAATGCCAATGGCGAATTTGTCCTGAAAGATTTTACCGCCGCAGAAAAATTATCTGCCGCAATTGACGTTTACGAAAAATACGTAAATATTCTGTCCGAGCGTTCATTATTTGATTATGACGATATGATTTTATCCGTCATCCAAGCCTGCGAATCTCACCCAGAACTGCGCGCAAACCTTCAGGAGCAATTCCAATTCATCATGGTCGACGAATTCCAGGACACGAACTTAGCGCAATTACGATTATTGTTTAATTTGACCAGCGAGAACGACGACGATCCAAACATCATGGCGGTCGGCGATGACGACCAAGCAATCTTCAGCTTCCAAGGCGCAGACGTGGGCAACATCCAGCGTTTCCGCCAACATTATCACGACCCAAAAATTATCGTTTTGACCGACAATTATCGTTCCGCCGAGAACATTTTATCCTCAGCACGGGACGTCATCACTCAGGGCGCGGATCGACTGGAAAACACTATTGACGGGCTATCAAAGCAATTGACAGCGCACGCAAATAGCGAAGTCTCAAAAGTCGAGATCCAAGAATTCTCATCTGTTAGCGAAGAGCGAGCGGGAATTGCCAAACAAATTGCCGAGCTGATAAAAAATGGCGAGAAACCAGAAAACATCACGATTATTGCGCGCCACCACAAAGAACTCATTGAAATTCTTCCGCATCTTTATAAGGAAAATCTTTTTGTCAATTACGAGCGTCACGACGACATTCTAGAGCAAGACATAATTCAGATTCTGGACAAATTGGCGCGAACTGTCGTGGCGATTAGCCAGAATAATTTGGACGTTGCCAATAGTTTATTGCCGGAAATTACGGCTCATCCTGCATTCGGGTTTTCTACACTGGATATCTGGAAATTGAGTCTTCAAGCTTACAAAAATCGGCAATTGTGGCTAGAAAGTATGCTGGCGAATAGCGTATTTAAGGAATTTGCGGAGTGGCTTTTGGAGCGCGCTAAAGACGTGCAGAATCTACCGCTGGAAGAGCAATTGGACAATTTATTAGGTTTAATTAACGATGAAAGCGGCAACCTTCAGGTTAATTCTCTCACCAATTTCTATTTCTCGCCAGAAAAGCTAGATAAAAACCCAGAAGCGTATCTGACAATTTTGGAAAGTTTGCGCACTTTGCGTCAAAAACTTCGCGATCGAATCACCGATAGAAATCCAACGCTGGAAGATTTTTTGGAGTTTATTGACCTGCACATTTCAACAAAAACTCGCTTAACACAAATTCGCACGCACGCAAGTTCACTCAGCGGTGCTATAAATTTGATGACCGCGCACAAATCCAAAGGCCTGGAATTTCCGCACGTTTTTGTGATTGGGGCAATTGACAGCGCTTGGGGCGAGAAGGTTCGTTCACGTAGTCGAGCTATCCGATATCCCGCAAACCTCCAACTTCAGCCAGCGGGCGCTACTTACGACGAGCGACTTCGATTATTCTTTGTGGCGATGACTCGCGCCAAAACCACATTGACCATGACTTATTCTCAAACCAACGATTCTGGCAGCGACACGATAATCGCCAGTTTCTTGACGAATTGCACGCCGACCATCATTCCGACCAGCGACGATCCAGCTGAACAAATTGAACTCGCTGAAACCGACTGGACGACGCGACTAACTTCGCCGATTGTTCCAGAATTAAAGGATTTATTAGCACCAACATTAGAAACATACAAACTTTCTGCGACACATTTGAACAACTTCCTTGACGTTTCACGTGGTGGACCGCAAAATTTCTTATTGAACAATTTACTGCATTTTCCATCCGCCAAAAATTCCGCCGCAGCTTACGGAACCGCGATTCACAGCAGCCTTCAGCAAGCACATTGCTCATTCAGCGCCGATCATCAATTGCCAAGCACCGAACAAATCCTCCAATTTTTCCAAAAATCCCTCGAGAGCCAGCATTTGTCAGCAGACGATTTTCAATTGTATTTAGACAAAGGGAAGTCGGCTTTGACTGCGTTCTTAAACGCCAAATCTTCAGATTTTCACGACACGGACTTGGCGGAATTAGACTTTTCAAATCAAGGCGTAATTATCGATAATGCCAGATTGACTGGTAAACTTGACGTTGTCGACATCGACAAGCAAAACAAAACCATATTTGTAACAGATTATAAAACTGGCAAGCCGTCGCATTCTTGGAAAGGTTCGGCCGATTACGAGAAAATCAAACTTCATAAATATCGTCAGCAATTGATGTTCTATCAACTATTGGTCGAGCATTCACGCGATTATGGCAATTTCACGTTTACCGGTGGGCGACTGCAATTTGTCGAGCCAGACATGAAGACCGGTGATATTCTTAGCTTGGAAGATACATTCTCCAGCGAAGAATTATCCGAATTCGCGAAACTCATAAATATCATTTGGCAAAAAATAACCACGCTTGATATGCCAGACACTTCTGGGTATTCGCCAGATTATAAGGGGATGCTACAATTCGAAAAAGACCTGCTGGCGGGCGAAATATAA
- a CDS encoding HAD-IC family P-type ATPase, whose protein sequence is MRDYLDIIKRNLLSPIVVVIFLLAGALVYVREYRDAWFISVVIIVNSTIGIIQELRAKRVLRQLELMSAPKARLLKDGNIVEVSYDELKIGDEILIQAGDELPADAKVIESKGLELNESMLTGESASIEKKDGDVVLAATTVLAGEGAARVIAIGDDTKAGAISQVLKRYKPELTPLQLAIWRAIYFLTYGAIVLSLLIAIVYYFSGDNVVVILKTITSAAVTVVPEGLLLASSLLLAFGSLRLAQAKVLPQKLSAIEAMALLNLLAVDKTGTLTSDEVTLERVEAFGDENNYSDSNIASFAALIAHETSGGNITGRAILAEAASPKNTKVLEVMAFSSARKMAGARANIDGEIRTLMMGAPEFVSKLAPVDEETQKKLNDWADNGLRVLMLAEFSDDKTKLKDLKNSSGTAIGAVILRNSLRHGVVETVDFLQSQGVTIRVISGDNPRTVQYIAKEAGIKHPEKAILGEDLAALSEDEFNKAADTYTIFARVLPDQKERLINRFQQSGKFTGMVGDGVNDALALKKADLGVAMYAGAPASRRVSDIILLNNSFTSLPMGMKLGNQIMQAIEVIAVLFFHKIIYGVTLLLATIFIDMNYPYSPRHITFMNIFLVTMPTLMWTLFPPTPKHRINPKRFWHDTLLAVAPVALITGVTVAFTYWITSVMFPGHAAEVATMTVLTATLFGVYLVFLVGIMLDVTIDKSAKRARLLYLLSVIIVAAGSFGFGFLRNFFDFTVPNLFIMWPAAGAIVVAMLAQLFIARRAGRRIVR, encoded by the coding sequence ATGCGCGACTACCTGGACATTATTAAGCGGAATCTGCTTTCACCTATTGTCGTGGTGATTTTTCTGTTGGCTGGCGCGCTGGTTTATGTTCGCGAATATCGCGATGCGTGGTTTATTTCTGTGGTGATTATCGTGAACTCAACTATTGGCATTATTCAGGAATTAAGGGCCAAGCGAGTTTTGCGTCAATTGGAGCTGATGAGCGCGCCGAAAGCTCGATTGTTAAAAGACGGAAATATTGTCGAGGTCAGTTATGACGAGCTTAAAATTGGCGACGAAATTCTTATTCAGGCTGGCGATGAATTACCGGCGGACGCGAAAGTTATTGAGTCAAAAGGCTTGGAGCTGAATGAAAGTATGCTGACTGGCGAGTCTGCGTCGATTGAGAAAAAGGACGGCGATGTCGTGCTGGCGGCGACGACGGTTCTGGCTGGTGAAGGTGCGGCGCGAGTAATTGCGATTGGCGACGACACGAAAGCTGGCGCGATTAGCCAAGTTCTGAAGCGTTACAAACCAGAACTTACGCCTCTGCAATTAGCAATTTGGCGCGCAATTTACTTCTTGACTTATGGCGCAATTGTCCTGTCGCTACTTATCGCTATTGTCTATTATTTCTCTGGCGATAACGTCGTCGTTATCTTAAAAACCATAACCTCGGCGGCGGTTACGGTCGTGCCAGAAGGTCTGTTGTTGGCGAGTTCACTGCTTTTGGCGTTCGGTTCACTGCGATTAGCCCAGGCGAAAGTTTTGCCACAAAAATTGTCAGCAATTGAAGCCATGGCACTTCTGAATTTGCTGGCCGTAGATAAAACAGGTACTTTGACTAGCGATGAAGTTACGCTGGAGCGAGTCGAGGCTTTTGGTGATGAAAATAACTATTCAGACTCTAACATTGCCAGCTTTGCGGCGTTAATTGCTCATGAAACCAGCGGCGGAAATATCACTGGTCGTGCAATCTTGGCGGAAGCTGCGTCGCCAAAAAATACGAAAGTTCTGGAAGTAATGGCGTTTTCGTCAGCGCGTAAAATGGCGGGCGCGAGGGCGAATATTGACGGTGAAATTCGGACTTTGATGATGGGCGCGCCAGAGTTTGTGTCGAAGTTGGCGCCAGTAGATGAGGAGACTCAGAAGAAGCTGAATGATTGGGCTGACAATGGCTTGCGCGTGTTGATGTTGGCTGAATTTTCGGACGATAAAACCAAATTGAAGGATTTGAAAAACAGCTCTGGAACGGCAATTGGTGCGGTTATTTTGCGCAACTCCCTACGTCATGGCGTTGTTGAAACGGTGGATTTTTTGCAGAGTCAAGGCGTAACTATTCGCGTAATCTCTGGCGATAACCCGCGCACAGTTCAATACATCGCTAAGGAAGCTGGAATTAAACATCCAGAAAAGGCGATTTTAGGCGAAGATTTGGCGGCGCTTAGTGAAGATGAATTTAATAAGGCTGCCGATACTTACACGATTTTTGCCAGAGTTTTGCCAGACCAAAAAGAGCGCTTGATCAATCGATTCCAGCAATCGGGAAAATTCACTGGTATGGTTGGCGACGGTGTAAACGACGCTCTGGCGCTGAAAAAGGCTGACCTTGGTGTGGCGATGTACGCTGGTGCGCCGGCTTCTCGTCGAGTTTCCGACATTATATTGCTCAACAATTCGTTCACTTCCCTTCCGATGGGAATGAAATTGGGCAATCAAATAATGCAAGCAATCGAAGTCATCGCTGTCCTGTTTTTTCATAAAATTATTTACGGCGTGACGCTTCTTCTTGCGACGATTTTTATTGATATGAATTATCCGTATTCGCCTCGCCATATTACGTTTATGAATATCTTTCTGGTGACTATGCCGACTCTCATGTGGACGCTATTTCCTCCCACGCCGAAGCATCGAATAAATCCGAAGAGATTCTGGCACGATACTTTGCTGGCCGTTGCGCCTGTTGCTTTAATTACTGGCGTGACTGTCGCGTTCACCTATTGGATTACCTCTGTTATGTTCCCTGGTCACGCTGCAGAAGTCGCAACGATGACCGTACTTACTGCAACTTTGTTTGGTGTATATTTGGTGTTCTTGGTGGGAATTATGCTGGACGTAACCATCGATAAATCCGCCAAACGCGCTCGCTTGCTTTATCTTCTGTCGGTGATCATCGTAGCAGCTGGAAGCTTTGGTTTTGGCTTCTTGCGCAACTTCTTTGACTTCACTGTACCAAATTTATTCATAATGTGGCCAGCAGCTGGCGCAATTGTCGTAGCGATGTTAGCCCAGCTATTCATTGCTCGCCGGGCTGGCCGGCGAATCGTTCGATAA
- the atpC gene encoding ATP synthase F1 subunit epsilon, whose amino-acid sequence MKLSLVTLVGTKVDEEVYSVSIPTTDGEISVFPSHEPLVTIARDGVITVRRHKEDSDNQLEYFAISGGVVKIDYSSVQILVDEADHGDDIIEAETQKALERAIKARDEAGDQVEREKAKQLIDRHMVRLKVADLHRRKRRR is encoded by the coding sequence ATGAAATTGTCATTAGTCACACTTGTCGGTACGAAGGTTGACGAAGAAGTTTATTCGGTGTCAATTCCGACTACTGACGGCGAAATTTCCGTTTTCCCAAGCCATGAGCCGCTAGTGACGATTGCGCGGGACGGCGTAATTACCGTGCGTCGACATAAAGAAGATTCTGATAATCAGTTGGAATATTTCGCAATCTCTGGTGGCGTGGTAAAAATTGACTATTCGTCGGTGCAGATTCTGGTTGATGAAGCTGATCACGGCGATGACATCATCGAGGCGGAAACTCAGAAGGCTCTGGAGCGTGCTATCAAAGCGCGTGATGAAGCTGGCGATCAAGTTGAGCGCGAGAAAGCTAAGCAGCTTATCGATCGTCATATGGTGCGATTGAAGGTTGCTGATCTTCATAGGCGTAAGCGACGACGCTAA